From the Triticum urartu cultivar G1812 chromosome 4, Tu2.1, whole genome shotgun sequence genome, the window TTCAGGCGCAAATTGTATTTCCAAGTAGAACTGGCCTGTGCTTCCAACGTATGTTCCTAAGGGCATGTCCAATGCGGGGCGCTTAGGAAAACGCCAGAATTACTTTCCTATCAATCTCCCGGTCGATTGGCAGTTAAGGCAATCAAATCCTAGCATCGGACGCCGCGGGGCGCAAAGATGTGTGCCGGGCGCTTCCTTCCTTTTTACCCGCGTAGATAGTTTAATTGCCGTGGAATTAGCGCCCAAGATTAGCGCCTGCCGTTGGAGAGTAGCTCTCTTAGATCTTTTTTTATTTAATAAAATTAATTTTTCCCTCCATAAGCGCCCGGTCAGGTGGCTGGCATTGCAGATGCCCTAACTAGGACTAATGTGTGCTCCAAGGTGAACTAAACTGTGATCAAATCATGAACTAACTTGTCTTCCACTCTGCGTCTCCCACTCCACTGAGAATGACATGCACATGTATTTTCCTAGGCCACCCCTTAACCAGTTGCTCCTTTTTTTAGCCACGTGGCAGCCAGCCAGGTCGACGAGGCGCCCGAAGATGTATGTTTTCTCATTACGTTTTTTTGTTTGCCCTTGTCTTCACTTTTGTCTATATTTCAATATCTTTGAAACAATATATTTCAAAAATGTTTTACTTACATTTTCAAAAGTGTTCATCACAAagtaaaaaaatgttcatgctgTGTTTTGTGcaattaaaaaaatgtttgcaCCACTAAAAAATTGTGACATTTGAAAAATGTCCATGCATTTCAAAAATATGTTTGCGACACTCAAAGAAAAGATTATACAGTGCAAAAAAGTTCGTGTAGTTCATAAAAAAAATTTGGTACCATTAAAAAAAATGTTTCGTGGCATTTAAGAAGAATGTTCACGTGGTTCAACAATATTTTCGTGACAATTAAAAAATGTTTTTACAATGTAAAAACATCTTCGCTTCATTTCAGAAAAATATTTCATACCATCACAAAATGTTCAAGcattttttaaaaatgttcacatgTTTGAAAAATATGTTCCtgacatttttataaaatgtttacGTTATTAAAAAACTTGGTACCATTTAAATAAAATGTTCATGAGATTACAAACATGTTCTAATACTTGACAAATGTTCACACGGTTTAAAATCAATGTACACGGCATTTATGAAAAATGTTAAGTGTATGTTAAAAAAATGTCTACCGTGTAATAGAAAATGTTGAATGTGCTTTTGTGTTTTCTACCACTATTTTCTTTCATGCtccccttttttatttttctgttttccGGAATTTTTCAttctttgtttttattttttggttttgggtcattttttctgtttttgtttgaaaaataataaaatatttttaaaataattcAATGCTTAACATATGTATTAAAATCTGTGAACACTTTTCTAAAATTACATAAATATTTTTAATGCATCAGTATATTTTAATTagatgaatattttttcaaatgcATGTGGAAGAATTTTCAGCACATGATATTTCCTTTTGATTTCACACTATGAATTTTTAAATACACGATGGAATTTTCAATACACCATGAACACTTTTTAATACACGACGGATATTTTATTAAAATAGACCACGAACATGTTCTTAATACGCCATAAATTAATACAGGATGAATATCTTTTAAATACCCAAGGAACTTTCTAATACATGTTTAACATTACGAAACataaacaaaaagaaaaaaacgcCTGCAAAACTGTAAGTAGCCTTTACCAAACTAGCTAGCAGGCTTAATTGGTTCCAGTACAGTTATATTCCCTCTATTCCGTTTCGCAATTTTTTTTTTGCCTCTATTCCAAATTATTTGTAGTTCTAGTTTCTCCCAAGTCAAACCTCTTTTTATTTAACCAAGTTTATCAAAAAATATTTTAACATCTACAGCACCAAATTAGTTTCATTTGATTTTTCCATAAGATATATTTTCATACTATATGCATTGATGTTGTAGACATTAGCATACTTATCTATACGTTTGGTTAAACTTCAAGAAATTTGACTTGACAAAACTACAACTTTAATTATCTTGAAACTGAGGGAGTATATAGGGCGAGCACAAGGTTATCAAAAAATATATATTAACATTTACAACACTAAATTAGTTTCATTAGATTTTTTCCATAAGATATTATCATCTATACGAAGGTGGCTCCATACATAGTTCGTCGTCTCAGTTGGCAATAAGAGCTGGCCATCGAGCATCTACCAACTGCGTAGGCAGCCATCTTTTCAAACACTAGCATAACTCACACAAAcactctctctctcccccctccaTGCGATTGAGCACTGGACATAACTCCACCTTACTTATTGTCAGATATTATACagttttttttttgcggggaataTTATACAGTAGTTACAGTGCCATTGTTTTATCGAATTTGTTAAATTCATGGATTACTTCAGCTACGCAACCGAGGCAGATTATGTACTTGACTGGACAACTGAAGCAGCTTTCTATCGCACCTTATGCGGTAACGAGCTTCAGCCTTCTGAAGAATCAAGTTGCTCCTTGATGCAGCTAATAAGGCTCGAGGTTTCATTTGGCTCAATAGAGCTCCTCCTAAAGCTCTGTAATTTTTTAGTTGTGATTGTGATGAAGAATGTCAGTAGGTGATAAGACAAGTTACTTTGCTACCAACAGCCCCAACTTAAGGCTAAAGGTTATGAAAATGGAAATATAGAAATGTGGAAGACAATATACCTCTGTAGGCCACAACTTGTCACCAGATCTACGAGGAATTATGTGGAAGTGGGTCTGTAGATAGTTGATAGCACAATAAGGATCAGTAAATAATTCTAAAGTTGATTATAAACAAATGCAGTGGAATCATATGGAAGTGAGCACGCTGTAATAATAGAAAACCATGACATACAAAATAGAGCCTATGCACTTTGAGTTTGAGATATTATTACTCACATGGAAAATAACTTGTCCTGCAGCTTCTCCATTATTGACGACCAAGTTGAATGCATCTGAGTTCCAAGACAATCAGATCAAATTAATATGCAAATCAGCAAATGTAGATAACAAATGGCATCCTTAGACGCATCACAACAAATCAGCGCAATTGCTGAGCTACGTTTCTGAAAGATTAAGATATAAGTCTAATTGACTAATCATGTTGCGGCAAATAACACATACATTGTATTGGTTTTGTATAGATGCACGTAATACAAAATACCAGACTGCAAAAACTAGTCATATTACAGAATCCATTGTTTGTGCAAAAGGGATAACTGAGTGCCTTTTTAACACACTGAAAATGGCAAATATATTGCAGAGTGCAGAAAGCAAGAAAGTTGTGCTCATGTTTTCTTGAAAATTCAGGGAAAAAAATACATGAACTTTGGAGATTAAGTCATCCACATAGTGCACGCTGACAAATGCAGATGTGTTATGCATATGGAAGAAACTGTGCGAGTACCAGATCGAAACACTGCTAATCTTGAAGTGGCACACCTATTTTTGTTTCTAACCTACTCATGCAAAAGCTTATTATTAATAGTGTCAAACTCAACATTACCCCAGTTTGAGTGTTGAATGGTTGGAACCAGCAAATAAATCGACTTTATGTGCAATGCATACAATGTAGGGATTATTTTCTCATTTTGGGTTTCTATAACGGTTTTGAAGCAAAGCACTTCAATCTCAGGACAGTGTTTTCATACTTTTGTAGATTTATGTAATCCACCATTGAAAGATTGAAATTTGGCACCATTTTAGCTAGTCAACACATAATCTGGCATTGAAGACACTCAGGCATTCCTAATCATATGCATGTTTGGGATTAATGTAGAAAACAAATTCAGAAGTCCTTTTGGACAACCCAACAGCCTATGTTGATTCTTTTAAGCTTAGTCCAAACAACAATATTTGGACAAAATTATGTGCAAGAGACTGATCATAAGTCACGAGAAAGTATTTCATTGGGTTATACACAAGCGATGAAAAATTTAGTTCGGCTGTGCGTCTTCAGTTTATACAGACAGTTCTATTACGAGAAAATATATAATTTACTTATGCCAAAAACAAATAGAAAATATTTGTAGTCTACCTACCGCAGTCAGTAGCCTTCATAATTGCATTGCTCAGAAAAGGTACTTTGGAACACATGGCTGCTATGATCTGGCTCAGAGACAAGATATCAATATCAGAAGACGTTCTTATGTGATTAATCTGGTAGATGATCTAGAAATTGAGCAATGGGGGTGCAAAATTTCTAGCTTGCTTTGTGCATTTTTTCTACTTATTTCATTGAGATGCTTTTCGCCAGATTAAAATGCACCCCTTAAAAGTGAAAACATTACTAAAGTAAATAAATTTCATTAAAATATAAAAGAGTATATGAAAttatgaataaaaataaaattcgGACTGCACATCAACCCTTGTCTTCATGCAGATCCGCCGATGAACAGTTGAACACCAACCATTTTGGTGGGGAAAAACACGCATAGTCTAACTGACAGATAAAAAAAAACTCAGGAGTATGATGAACATAAGGATACAATTTGAGATCATTAGCATGACGTGATGAGGATTAAATAGTTTCCTGTAGTACATGCAACAATGTATTTCAATTCAATAAAATAGCTATACTAGCAGCTCACTCGGAAAAGACTAAACAAAAGAGACAAAGATAAACTACACGATATGAACTAATATATGTTACATTAAAGTAATGCTCCAATATTAGTTATTTTTTCCTAATGGAAAGTGTAAGGGAGGCTCCACGGTAAATTATATTAATATAGAACATATAATTTATGTATGAGAGAGGCGGGAGAGGAGAAGGGGGAGGGGCAGCACACAGTGGGAAAACTAAACAACAAGGATAGAGTCGAGCCAATCTAGCCAGGGCCTGAGGGAAGCAGCAAGCTCCTCCTTCATTCTGTAAGAAAGAAGGAAGAGATCCCTCTTGAAGCTAAACAATCAAGAGGGCCTCCTAGGAATCACGTTGTAAAAAAAATTGGCATCCCTCTGCTCCGCTGAAGCATGTCCCTGGTGTTAAGTTCATCATTCAGAAGGAGCCACACAAAGCCTTTGTCTGAATCCAAAGGGTCCTGGGTGGTAAGGACATCATGGACCGGTGACAGATTATCAAGGGCAAAAGAATGCAGCCTCAGAAATCTTCTACGCAGGAGTTGATCAGACAAGTGATCACTCCAAAAAAGGGCAGTGTCGCCTCTAGCAATGGAGAGGAAGCAATTTGTCTGAATTTAAGAGACAGTTTAAAAATGTCACGCCACCAGAAGGAACCAACAGGTCCGGAGGCGTGTGAAGGAATGCTCCAATAGTAGTTACAAAATGAATCCACCAGTTGATCATCAGATTTCCCTTAGTAACATCAGGTCTAGGCATGACTATTTGGTTAATTAAGTAGCTTCCATAAATGGCAAATAACAAAAAAAAAAGGTTGCATGTCACCTGTTTTGGCTTCAATCCACTACAAAGATTCGGATGTGGTATCTCGAAGTTTTTGTGCTCAAATATAGTTTTGGATCTAAAATTGAGCTTTCATACAACTATGAGATTTGCGAAAAACTAATGCAAGGGTAAATTGGTAATCAGCTCATGGAATAAATACTGCAGCATTTTGATTCGTTTGGCGCCTAAGAAGAAAAACTATTTGGGTGTGGCATATGATACTATTTGTTCCATTCAATTTTGGAAGCAGGAGACATTTTTCCAATCAATGAGCCCACTTAAATGCAAAGTCAAGATGACAGAATGGATGTTATTTACCTAACTACATATTACTTGCAGAGAAAATATCAATACCAAACATGGTTATTTTTTTATGAGGTTCCACTTCAAATCAAGAAACAATAATTTCCTAGAAACCATATCATTATAATATAGTAATAAAACACTTACATGAGGTGGAGTGGCCTCCATCAATGAAAAATGGCGTTTTGGAATTATCAATGAATGCCTGAAGATGTGAAAATGACAAGGAGACAATATCACTTACGAAATTGAAAATAAAATGCACAAACAAGTACAGGTCAACACTCATTTAACCAGGTAAATTTTTTAACTAAGCATAGCAAGACAACTAAGATGAATGCTGCCGGATAGAAAGTTCAGACACTTGCCATAAAACTTTATGATCATTGATGGATGAAAATACTTTATGGATTATGTATAGGGCTATAATCTGAACCTGCAAACTTGGTTCTGCAGGTCGATTCTATTGAAGTTTATGCCGATTCTATTGAACCTGCAAACTGTTGGTTCTATTGGTTGGTGCATAAAATTCAATAGATTCAAGAAAAGATTGCCAGATGAGACTCTTGTGTTCATACTCCACAAAATCAAATGGCCTAAGCGATGCCCAAAAAGTACTAAATACCAGCAAAGTTGAACTGCACTCATTTTGCCAGTTTTGAGCAAAGGCATAAATATATCAACATTACATACTCATGTAATTCTTAAAATCAAGGAGATAGAAAATATTCTTCCAAACAATGACAAACATTTATACCACAAGCTGGAAATGCTCTATAATCCTCCAAGATATTGGTCGTCAAAAACTTCCAACCATTTCTTCGATTAGGCATTCTCAGAGAGCAAGCTTCGGGTATATGCTGTGAGACATTGCGATTTGGATAAGCGAACGTCCGAACGAAGCTGCCATGTAATCCCCCTTTGAGGCAGCCGTGCAGCAGAAAGGACCCGCGAGCGCGGTGGCGGCAGCAACCAACAAGTGGGAAGGAGGAGGAAGGGCCCGACGCACCTTGAACGCCGGCGCCTCGTCGCGTATAATCCGGCAGAAGACGCAGCTCTCCGCCTCCCGATCCCCCACGCGACCGGCCGCCGCGCCGCGGTCGTCGTCGCCGCACGGGGAGGCAGATATCACCGTTTGCTGCCCGGCCGGCCGCTCATTCTCGGCTGGAGGCTCGGCGCCGTCGGGCCGGAGGTGGGAGCAGAGCACGGCGAGGCGCCTCGGCGGGGACATTTGGGAGTGGGTAAGGTGGTCGCGTGGGCGTGTGGCTCGTACGCGGTTCGGCGGGTCAACGACAGTGAATAATAGCTCACCAGGCCGGGCCTCAATCAGATGAATCAGGGCCAGCCCGAGCCCGGCCCAGTTCCAGCCCTCGACGACCTCATCGGGTTCGTCGTCTTGGGCCAGCGTAACAGCCTCatcctctcccatagcttcattcCGTCTCGATCTCTGCCTTCTCCTGAGAGACTCGTATCAGTCGGCTGCCCACCATCGCCGGTCCAAGAAGCCGCCTGCTCGTCGGCTACTCCGCCGCCCCACTCGCCCATCCACCCACCTCCCTTGCCCGGATTCAGGACCGGATCGGCCTTCCCCTGTAAGTCTTCAACTGGTCGGCGCCCACTCCCCCTCGCCGAATTCTTGACCAGTAGTTTTCGGCGATCCGTTCTTGGTGGTAGAGCGTAGTTCCGTTCCGGTAGTCGATTAGAATAACCGCGAATTTGCAACAACTGACATGCGATTCTGATAAATTGTGATGTGCTGCGTGTAGTGTACAGGGTCGATCGTTGGAGTTCCCCGACCGATCTTTCTAATACCGTCTGCCTATATTTCTTGGTAAGCCCCGGTTGACCAGTGTCAGTGTTCCGCTGAATTATTGAGCTATCTTTCTGGTCCGGGTTTAGTTACTGGCTCTCTCTGTGCTTTGCCTCGATTAGATTACTGCACATATTTGACCTGCCTGGCCCTGACTTTTTAGTGAAGCTTAACGAGTCTGTGATGTTCTTTGCCACCTCTGTTTTTTTGTATGTATCATTCAACAGGATGTTCTTTTTAGGAGGCATAGACCGTGGGAACATGATTCGACCCTTTTTCGTTCCCCTTGTAATAAATCTAGTGATTTTGACTCGTGTTTGGTTACTAGAATGAAAtgtatatatattttttgttgGAGATTCTTTTAGTTACATGTGAAAACTTTTGTTGACCAACTAGTGAATTGCCCTATGCATAGTAACATAATTGTGGAAGATCTTATAGTTCCTAACCAATATAGAAAAAGGAAAGGGAGAAGAAAGGTTGTGCGAAATATCTAATTATTTGACCTCACTATTTCTAAGAGACAATTTGTAACGAAAAAAATTCTTTAATAATTAATGTGGCCAACTCTGATTTCTTAATCTGTTCGTGGTATTTAGACATGATCCAGTGTCCATGTCATCATActctttctttttctctagcTGTAGATGGACATCACAATCAATTCCTTGACGTACAAAGGTTCGATTCCAGATGCAATTAATCAATCAAGAAGGGAGAAAAAACTCTTTGTAATTTACATATCAGGTGAGTTTGTTGTTGAATTCAACATCTTGTAGCTATGCTATCTATGTCATCCTTTTTGGTAGCCTGACAATGATAGGCAATATCCATGATTGTTCTGCATAAGGAAACTATACTATCCAGTACAATCCTGTCTGGACTGATATTCTACTATTTGAATGTAGTCCAGTCTATTGACAGGACATCTATTGTTTTATTTCAGGTCAAGATGAAACCTCAAGTAGTTTGGAACAGTCTACATTGGTTGATGAACATGTGGGTTCCCTTGAACTTCCTCCCTTGTACAGAAGATTATTTTCTGTTGTGGTAGTTACATATTGAATTAGCAAATTGCTTATGGGGGGTATTCGCAGGTGGCTGCAGTGATAAGCAGATGTTGCATATTCTTGCAACTAAAACAAGGCGATGTTGACGCGCTTCAATTTTCAGCTATCTGTATCCTTCCACACACATATTTGTTATGATACTGTGGTGATGATTGCTCTGGATTAGCTGCTGGATTGACAGCATGCTATTGATTTAGAGCTCTAGATTAAATATTTGACAGTCTTCATCTATAAGCCTTAGTTCACAATTCTTTTCGATCGCGAAACATGTTAGTCACATCATACTGACATCATGGAGAGTTAGTGGTTTGATAGAAAAACATAAAATAATTTATCACAGATTGAAGTAGTTCTTCAAAATTTccatggcaaaaacagagaaaTGGTTTGCTGCAATAAATATGTTGGTATCATATTTATGTAACACCACAAACAAAATTCACGTAAAGATTAGTCCTCATGTGCGATGGATCTACATATTGCCCTCTTGGGGTATCGTTCTTGTTTTGCCCAAAATGACCAGTGTTCAGTTACTCTGTTTTGATTCCCTAATTCAAGCATTATATGTAGTCGGACTAACTAGCAGTACTACTACACTTTGGTGGTTAGGCCTTTGGCACTTTGTTAGTGAGGTTTGAAGAAATGAATCATCCTTTTTTTTTTGGTCTCATCTGATCTTCTAATTGATTATCGGACATATATCGTACAATCCATGTATGGTTGTCGAGATGTGTCCATGCCAAATGATCCAAATCCATTGGAACCTTTCCATTCCCAATCCTACATAGTATCTAATTTATGTTGATACATATGTTTTAGCTAGACTCATATGGTTTTGAGACCACATTGTTCGATCTATGACCCTACCAACATCATACAGTAGTAGAATCCCACGATACAGGTCTTGCCAACACAAAAACGAACCATCTAATGTTCCCATCCCAGAGTCCTTCTGATCATGTTGGATTTGCTTATTCACTGCTATAGTTATAATGTGGGTGCTATACGTCTATACCTGCCCTCGTACTTTTCATAGTTTCAGTATATTTCCCACATTTTTTAGCGCAGCTATTTTGGTACTTGTATGATGTATCTCATCTTAGCAACCATGGAACTGGTCTTGCAGCTAATGAAGAATCCGTTTGTTTATTCATGTCTATAATCACAATGTTCTACTTTGGTTGTGCAGTTTCATCCTTGACTTTTTCTCAATCAGATCCACAGAAGTCTGTCCCAAGTATATCTGTCATTGGACTGAATGGTGCTATGCTATGGAATCATGGTATGAATACAACTATGCTTCCAATTTTCTTTGTGGAAACTATCTTTCGTTAAGTGACAGTTTGGACCAGTGCTTAATTGAGTCTTCTGGCAGAGGGGTATATTAGCCCAGAAGAGCTTAAGGAAAGCATTGATAAAGCTTGGGCTGCACTTCAACTGCAGGTATATAAACTGTAAAACATAGATCTGTTGTTAAAGTTTATTACAAGCCTGTTCCGTAGTTATTTTCAG encodes:
- the LOC125550616 gene encoding uncharacterized protein LOC125550616, with translation MGEDEAVTLAQDDEPDEVVEGWNWAGLGLALIHLIEARPGELLFTVVDPPNRVRATRPRDHLTHSQMSPPRRLAVLCSHLRPDGAEPPAENERPAGQQTVISASPCGDDDRGAAAGRVGDREAESCVFCRIIRDEAPAFKVRRALPPPSHLLVAAATALAGPFCCTAASKGDYMAASFGRSLIQIAMSHSIYPKLAL
- the LOC125550615 gene encoding adenylylsulfatase HINT3-like, with the translated sequence MEATPPHIIAAMCSKVPFLSNAIMKATDCDAFNLVVNNGEAAGQVIFHTHFHIIPRRSGDKLWPTESFRRSSIEPNETSSLISCIKEQLDSSEG